One window of Mucilaginibacter inviolabilis genomic DNA carries:
- the murD gene encoding UDP-N-acetylmuramoyl-L-alanine--D-glutamate ligase, with protein sequence MNQSENITQNSPRITQRLTILGAGESGVGAAYLAQQQGYDVFVSDFGAIADNYKKQLQDWNIRFEENRHTEAEILNAVEVIKSPGIPEKAPIVKKLREKGIPVVSEIEFAGRYCDAKIVGITGSNGKTTTTSLTCHILKNAGLNVGLAGNIGKSFAYQVATEKFEYYVLELSSFMLDDMYRFKVDIAVLLNITPDHLDRYDYKLENYAASKFRITQNQTAADYFIYCADDPETIKGMTGRTFEAQQLPFSIETKIKPGAYLENDNIVINTQQEHFQMSIKELALQGKHNIYNSMASGIVSKVLELRNETMRESMGNFKNIEHRLESVGKISGISFINDSKATNVNSTWYALESMTTDVVLILGGVDKGNDYSMLKQLVKQKVKAIVCLGKDNKRIHDAFEDDVEVIVNTGSAQEAAQVAFHLAEKGDTVLLSPACASFDLFKNYEDRGNQFKAAVREL encoded by the coding sequence ATGAATCAGTCAGAAAACATAACTCAAAACTCACCACGCATCACTCAAAGGCTGACCATTCTTGGTGCCGGCGAAAGCGGTGTTGGTGCGGCTTATCTTGCCCAACAGCAGGGTTATGATGTTTTTGTGTCGGATTTTGGAGCTATTGCTGATAACTACAAAAAGCAATTACAGGATTGGAATATCCGCTTTGAGGAAAATCGACACACTGAGGCAGAAATATTAAATGCGGTTGAAGTGATCAAAAGTCCTGGTATACCGGAGAAAGCTCCTATTGTTAAAAAGCTGCGTGAAAAAGGAATCCCTGTTGTTTCGGAAATAGAGTTTGCGGGCAGGTATTGCGATGCAAAGATCGTCGGCATCACGGGCTCAAACGGAAAAACCACTACAACCAGCTTAACCTGCCACATCCTTAAAAACGCGGGATTAAATGTGGGTTTGGCCGGTAACATTGGTAAAAGCTTTGCTTACCAGGTAGCTACCGAAAAATTTGAATATTACGTGTTGGAGCTAAGCAGCTTTATGCTGGATGATATGTACCGGTTTAAGGTGGACATTGCTGTTTTGCTCAATATTACGCCTGATCATTTAGACAGGTACGATTACAAGCTGGAAAACTACGCGGCATCAAAATTCCGCATTACACAGAATCAAACGGCCGCCGATTATTTTATTTATTGCGCCGATGATCCGGAAACCATTAAAGGGATGACCGGGCGTACGTTTGAAGCACAGCAGTTACCCTTTTCAATTGAAACTAAGATTAAACCGGGAGCATATCTCGAAAACGACAATATTGTCATCAACACACAACAAGAACATTTTCAAATGTCAATTAAAGAATTAGCCCTGCAGGGCAAACACAACATTTACAACTCCATGGCATCAGGTATTGTATCAAAGGTGTTGGAGCTGCGCAACGAAACGATGAGAGAGAGCATGGGCAACTTTAAAAACATCGAGCACAGGCTGGAGTCGGTTGGCAAAATATCGGGCATTAGTTTTATTAATGACTCCAAAGCTACCAACGTAAACTCAACCTGGTACGCGCTCGAAAGCATGACTACTGATGTGGTATTGATCCTGGGTGGTGTTGACAAGGGGAACGACTATAGTATGCTCAAACAACTGGTAAAGCAAAAGGTAAAAGCCATTGTGTGTTTAGGCAAGGATAATAAACGCATCCATGATGCATTTGAAGATGATGTGGAAGTGATCGTGAATACAGGCTCTGCCCAAGAAGCCGCGCAAGTGGCGTTTCACCTGGCCGAAAAAGGCGATACGGTATTGCTATCACCAGCCTGCGCCAGTTTTGATCTGTTTAAAAATTATGAAGATCGCGGTAATCAGTTTAAAGCCGCGGTGAGGGAGTTGTAA
- the mraY gene encoding phospho-N-acetylmuramoyl-pentapeptide-transferase: MLYYLFTYLSKNYSIPGAGVFQYITFRTAMAVITSLLITTVYGRRLIDYLRFKQVGETVRNLGLEGQMQKSGTPTMGGIIILLGILIPTLLFAKLGNVYIILMLITTVWLGAIGFLDDYIKVFRKNKEGLAGRFKIIGQVGLSLIIGWTMYFNTDIVIRQEVKLPVKVDAPVEFHMKRDVPVYTQDVRSTKTTMPFYKNNEFDYAKVLKFLGTGYEQYGLVVFLFFVILIITFISNGANITDGIDGLATGTSAIIGITLAILAYVSGNIAMADYLNIMFLPNSGELVIFAGAFVGACVGFLWYNSYPAQVFMGDTGSLAIGGIIAVFAIVIRKELLLPVLCGVFLIENISVIMQVGWFKYTKKRSGEGRRIFLMAPLHHHYQKKGFHEAKIVTRFWIIGIILAIITIITLKLR, encoded by the coding sequence ATGTTATATTATTTATTTACATATCTAAGTAAAAACTACAGTATTCCGGGAGCAGGGGTATTTCAGTATATCACTTTCCGTACGGCAATGGCTGTAATAACATCATTGCTTATTACCACTGTATATGGTCGTAGGCTTATTGATTATTTACGTTTTAAACAAGTGGGCGAAACAGTGCGGAACTTGGGCCTGGAAGGACAAATGCAAAAATCAGGTACGCCTACTATGGGTGGTATCATCATTTTACTAGGTATCCTGATTCCTACATTGCTGTTCGCCAAATTGGGAAATGTGTACATTATCCTTATGCTGATCACCACGGTGTGGTTGGGAGCGATTGGTTTTCTGGACGATTATATCAAAGTTTTCAGGAAAAATAAAGAAGGACTGGCGGGCAGATTTAAGATCATCGGTCAGGTGGGGCTTTCACTCATCATCGGCTGGACAATGTACTTCAATACCGATATCGTAATCAGGCAGGAAGTGAAGTTACCTGTAAAGGTTGATGCTCCGGTTGAGTTTCACATGAAAAGAGATGTACCGGTTTATACCCAGGATGTACGGTCGACAAAAACTACCATGCCTTTTTATAAGAACAATGAGTTTGACTATGCCAAAGTATTAAAGTTCCTGGGGACTGGTTATGAACAGTACGGCCTGGTTGTGTTCCTGTTTTTTGTCATACTGATTATCACCTTTATATCAAACGGAGCCAATATTACCGATGGTATCGACGGGCTAGCTACTGGCACATCGGCTATTATTGGTATTACGCTGGCTATACTGGCTTACGTATCTGGTAACATAGCGATGGCCGATTACCTGAACATTATGTTTTTACCCAACTCTGGCGAGCTGGTAATATTTGCCGGAGCTTTTGTTGGTGCTTGTGTAGGCTTTTTATGGTACAACTCGTATCCGGCCCAGGTATTCATGGGCGATACAGGTAGCTTGGCCATTGGCGGTATCATAGCTGTTTTTGCTATTGTGATACGGAAGGAGTTATTGTTACCGGTATTATGCGGTGTATTCCTGATTGAAAATATATCAGTGATTATGCAGGTAGGCTGGTTCAAATACACCAAGAAACGGTCGGGCGAAGGCCGTCGTATATTTTTAATGGCGCCGCTGCACCATCATTACCAGAAAAAAGGGTTCCATGAAGCCAAGATCGTAACTCGTTTCTGGATCATCGGTATCATACTAGCCATTATAACGATCATAACATTGAAGCTGAGATAA
- a CDS encoding UDP-N-acetylmuramoyl-L-alanyl-D-glutamate--2,6-diaminopimelate ligase, with product MMYLSDILDGLAFTELQGSADVEITSVTFDSRKVQPGSLFVAVKGTLVDGHDYIDQAIKSGAIAVICEDLPARTVAEVDFLMVADSGKALSIVAANFYGRPSEQLKLVGVTGTNGKTTVATLLYQLFRDLGYKCGLLSTVENQVNGTVIPSTHTTPDPIELNSLLAEMVEHGCDYCFMEVSSHAIAQHRIANLVFAGGIFTNLTHDHLDYHKTFDSYLKAKKAFFDGLPKAAFALTNSDDKNGNVMLQNTQAHKKTYGLKSMADYKARILENQFEGLLLHIDNEEVWFKMVGTFNAYNLLAVYSTAMLLDQDKSKVLTSLSKLTGAEGRFEYIVAPNKVIGIVDYAHTPDAVQNVLSTIHDIRKGNEKVITVIGCGGDRDKTKRPVMARVASEWSDKVILTADNPRSEDPGQIIKDMEEGVDPAFKRHTVSIVDRREAIKAACMLANPGDIILVAGKGHEKYQEINGVKNHFDDMEELEEQFKEMN from the coding sequence ATGATGTATTTAAGTGATATATTAGATGGACTGGCTTTTACTGAATTACAGGGAAGCGCTGATGTTGAAATTACGTCTGTAACTTTTGATTCACGCAAAGTTCAGCCTGGTTCATTGTTTGTTGCCGTAAAAGGCACGCTGGTTGATGGTCATGATTATATTGATCAGGCCATTAAAAGCGGGGCCATAGCTGTTATTTGTGAAGATCTGCCGGCGCGTACAGTAGCCGAGGTAGACTTTTTGATGGTGGCCGATTCTGGTAAAGCATTGAGCATTGTTGCAGCCAATTTTTATGGTAGGCCATCTGAGCAGCTGAAGCTGGTGGGTGTTACCGGTACCAATGGTAAAACCACAGTAGCCACTTTGTTATATCAACTGTTTCGTGATCTGGGTTATAAATGCGGCTTATTATCAACTGTCGAAAACCAGGTGAATGGCACAGTGATCCCGTCAACCCATACCACCCCTGATCCTATAGAGTTGAATAGCTTATTGGCAGAGATGGTAGAACATGGATGTGATTACTGCTTTATGGAGGTTAGCTCGCATGCTATAGCTCAGCACCGTATTGCTAACCTGGTGTTTGCCGGTGGAATATTTACAAACCTTACACATGATCATTTAGATTATCATAAAACTTTTGATAGTTATCTGAAAGCTAAAAAAGCATTTTTTGATGGCCTGCCAAAAGCTGCTTTCGCATTGACCAATAGCGATGATAAAAATGGTAATGTGATGTTGCAGAACACTCAGGCTCATAAAAAAACCTACGGACTAAAATCAATGGCCGATTATAAGGCCCGTATCCTGGAAAATCAATTTGAGGGCTTATTGCTGCATATTGATAACGAGGAGGTTTGGTTTAAAATGGTAGGTACTTTTAACGCTTACAACCTGCTGGCGGTTTATTCCACTGCTATGTTGCTTGATCAGGATAAGTCAAAAGTACTCACCAGTTTGAGTAAACTAACCGGTGCTGAAGGTCGCTTTGAATATATTGTAGCACCCAATAAGGTGATTGGTATAGTTGATTACGCCCACACGCCGGATGCCGTGCAAAACGTACTGAGTACCATTCATGATATCCGTAAGGGTAACGAAAAAGTGATCACGGTAATTGGTTGCGGTGGCGACAGAGATAAGACTAAACGCCCTGTCATGGCACGTGTAGCAAGTGAGTGGAGTGATAAAGTAATATTAACTGCTGATAATCCGCGATCGGAAGATCCGGGTCAGATCATCAAAGATATGGAGGAAGGAGTTGATCCGGCTTTCAAAAGGCATACGGTAAGTATCGTTGATCGTCGTGAGGCAATTAAAGCAGCGTGTATGCTGGCCAATCCAGGTGATATTATACTGGTAGCAGGCAAAGGGCACGAGAAATACCAGGAAATAAACGGAGTGAAAAATCATTTTGATGATATGGAGGAGTTGGAAGAACAATTTAAGGAAATGAATTAG
- a CDS encoding penicillin-binding protein has product MGIRTNILLRVYIAFGLILLFAFAVVVQLCRVQFIQGKKWKDMAASLSAQYQTVEAARGNIFSVDGSLLATSVPEYELHMDMMAGGIAEDSVFNDNIDQLAMNLSKMYGDRSAREYSRIFRDARKEGSRYQLLRRRVSYQELKKIKEFPIFKKRKTKNCLIVLQQNKRIRPFHSLAARTIGYKNENVKNAVGLEGAYSSYINGENGRRLMQRIPGGTWMPVDDDEEIAAKDGADIISTINVNFQDVAQEALMKQLVKSEADHGCVVLMEVATGEVRAIANFTRTKDGSYEERMNYAISNAIDPGSTFKLASYMTLLDQHKIDTSSIVNAEGGKYKFPKGPTITDTEHDNYEMSVKRAFEESSNVAAAKLVTKYYSGNPWEYINKLYSYHLNEKLKLQIRGEGQPVIKNPSNRSWNKNYSLPEMAYGYEMNLTPLQMLAFYNSVPNNGKLIAPIFVREIRRMGNPIEQFQARVINEQVCSDVTIGKLKGMLEGVVLNGTGKNVIKNKLYSVAGKTGTAQIADGRKGYTAHKTYQASFCGYFPADHPKYSMIVVINNPTKGNYLAALVAGPVFREIADRVYANDMEINQSPATHLVGNTSMPKVKQGNLKALKKVYTKLGVKPLYASANASAGGVDTSNGIPFEEVRYKNGTVPAVTGMGLSDALYVLGNAGYKVTVRGSGVVTTQSVTGGSLIPKGSRITIELQ; this is encoded by the coding sequence ATGGGAATTAGAACCAACATTCTGCTGCGGGTATATATCGCTTTCGGGCTGATATTGCTGTTTGCTTTTGCTGTAGTAGTGCAGTTATGTCGGGTACAATTTATTCAGGGTAAAAAATGGAAAGATATGGCGGCCAGTCTTTCGGCGCAATATCAAACTGTTGAGGCTGCTCGTGGTAATATATTTTCTGTAGATGGCAGCCTTTTAGCTACTTCTGTTCCGGAGTATGAGTTGCACATGGATATGATGGCTGGTGGTATTGCCGAGGACAGCGTGTTTAATGATAACATTGATCAGCTGGCTATGAACCTGTCAAAAATGTATGGCGACAGATCTGCCCGTGAATATTCCCGGATATTTCGTGACGCCCGTAAAGAAGGCTCGCGTTATCAGTTGTTAAGACGCAGGGTAAGTTATCAGGAATTAAAGAAGATCAAAGAGTTCCCGATTTTCAAAAAAAGGAAGACCAAAAACTGTTTGATTGTGCTGCAGCAAAACAAACGTATACGACCATTTCACTCACTCGCTGCCCGTACTATCGGTTATAAAAATGAGAACGTTAAAAATGCTGTAGGCCTGGAAGGGGCCTATTCGTCTTATATCAATGGCGAGAACGGACGCAGGTTAATGCAACGTATTCCCGGTGGTACCTGGATGCCTGTTGATGATGATGAAGAGATAGCCGCTAAAGATGGCGCCGATATTATCTCTACCATCAATGTGAATTTTCAAGATGTGGCCCAGGAGGCGCTGATGAAACAGTTGGTTAAAAGTGAGGCCGATCATGGTTGTGTGGTGCTAATGGAAGTAGCTACTGGCGAGGTGCGGGCTATAGCCAATTTTACCCGTACCAAGGATGGTAGCTATGAGGAAAGGATGAACTATGCTATCAGTAATGCGATCGACCCGGGTTCAACCTTTAAGCTGGCATCGTACATGACTTTGCTCGATCAGCATAAGATAGATACCAGCTCTATAGTAAATGCCGAAGGCGGTAAATACAAATTCCCGAAAGGGCCAACCATTACCGATACCGAGCATGATAACTATGAAATGAGTGTTAAACGCGCGTTCGAAGAATCATCAAATGTAGCGGCAGCTAAGTTGGTTACGAAGTATTATAGCGGTAATCCATGGGAATATATCAATAAACTGTATAGTTATCATTTAAATGAAAAGCTGAAATTGCAAATCCGGGGTGAGGGGCAGCCAGTGATCAAAAATCCGTCGAACCGCAGCTGGAATAAAAATTACAGTCTGCCTGAAATGGCTTATGGGTATGAAATGAATTTGACACCTCTGCAAATGCTGGCTTTTTATAATTCGGTACCCAACAATGGTAAGCTTATAGCTCCCATTTTTGTACGTGAAATACGCCGCATGGGTAATCCTATTGAGCAGTTTCAGGCACGGGTTATTAATGAGCAGGTATGTTCAGATGTTACAATTGGCAAGTTAAAAGGTATGCTGGAAGGAGTGGTTCTTAATGGTACAGGTAAGAACGTAATTAAAAACAAGCTTTACAGTGTAGCGGGTAAAACCGGTACGGCGCAGATAGCCGATGGACGAAAAGGTTATACTGCTCATAAAACATACCAGGCTTCGTTTTGCGGTTATTTCCCTGCCGATCATCCTAAATACTCCATGATCGTAGTGATTAATAACCCAACAAAAGGTAATTACCTGGCGGCCCTGGTTGCAGGCCCGGTGTTCAGAGAAATAGCCGATAGGGTTTATGCCAATGATATGGAGATAAACCAAAGCCCGGCTACACATTTGGTGGGCAATACCAGCATGCCAAAAGTAAAGCAGGGTAATTTAAAAGCATTAAAAAAGGTTTACACCAAGTTGGGTGTAAAACCGCTGTACGCTTCGGCAAATGCCAGCGCAGGCGGCGTTGATACCAGCAACGGTATCCCCTTTGAAGAAGTAAGATATAAGAACGGCACTGTACCGGCTGTAACCGGGATGGGCCTTAGTGATGCCCTGTATGTGTTGGGTAACGCAGGTTATAAAGTAACGGTACGCGGCAGCGGCGTGGTAACCACACAATCGGTTACCGGCGGCAGCCTCATACCAAAAGGATCACGAATAACAATTGAATTACAATGA
- a CDS encoding FtsL-like putative cell division protein produces the protein MTNRLRTEIQDEEELEQDIIVEEKPAREIQDNLFTQFFAKGFITKEKATGALPFIMYIAFLGMIYIGNMHLAEKTIRDIDDITKEVKERGWDYKTAKADMAFKSTLTEVAKRADTLGVRQSVEPPQKITVKEDQDGN, from the coding sequence ATGACAAATCGTTTGCGTACAGAAATTCAGGACGAAGAAGAATTGGAGCAGGATATCATCGTGGAGGAAAAGCCCGCGCGCGAAATCCAGGACAATCTTTTTACCCAATTTTTTGCCAAAGGTTTTATCACCAAAGAAAAAGCCACAGGTGCTTTGCCATTTATTATGTACATCGCTTTTTTGGGTATGATATACATTGGTAATATGCACCTGGCCGAAAAAACGATACGTGACATAGATGATATTACAAAAGAGGTAAAGGAGCGTGGCTGGGATTATAAAACCGCCAAAGCCGATATGGCCTTTAAAAGTACGTTAACCGAGGTTGCTAAACGTGCCGATACCCTGGGGGTAAGGCAGTCTGTGGAGCCGCCGCAAAAAATAACAGTAAAGGAGGATCAGGATGGGAATTAG
- the rsmH gene encoding 16S rRNA (cytosine(1402)-N(4))-methyltransferase RsmH yields the protein MSEYHVPVMLNECIEGLNIKKDGTYVDVTFGGGGHSREILKHMGPEGTLLAFDQDADAQQNLIKDERFVFVDQNFRYLKNFCRLHGAIPVDGILADLGVSSYQFDQAERGFSIRFDAELDMRMNQLGELTAKDVVNNYTVAELHRIFGIYGEIQNAKSLAETIATARLNAPIVTIADLKNAISNRIPRGKENKYLAQVFQALRIEVNQELEALKEFLIQSAEVLAVGGRLVVMSYHSLEDRLVKNFIAKGKFSGEVEKDFYGNNNKPLDAVSRGAITASDEEIKNNNRARSAKLRIAVKK from the coding sequence ATGAGTGAGTATCATGTACCGGTAATGCTCAATGAATGCATTGAGGGGCTGAACATTAAAAAGGACGGTACTTATGTGGATGTGACCTTTGGTGGTGGCGGTCACTCGCGTGAAATATTAAAGCATATGGGGCCCGAAGGTACTCTGCTGGCTTTTGATCAGGATGCCGATGCGCAACAGAATTTGATTAAAGATGAGCGTTTTGTATTTGTTGATCAAAACTTTCGCTATCTCAAAAACTTTTGTCGTTTGCATGGCGCTATTCCTGTTGATGGTATACTGGCCGATCTGGGTGTTTCATCGTACCAGTTTGATCAGGCCGAACGTGGTTTTTCGATCAGGTTTGATGCCGAGCTGGATATGCGCATGAATCAATTGGGAGAGCTTACCGCAAAGGATGTGGTTAATAACTATACGGTAGCTGAGCTGCATCGCATTTTTGGCATTTACGGCGAGATACAGAACGCGAAATCGTTGGCGGAAACCATCGCGACGGCCCGTTTAAATGCGCCGATAGTAACCATTGCCGATCTGAAAAACGCGATCAGTAACCGTATTCCCCGGGGTAAAGAAAATAAATACCTGGCACAAGTGTTCCAGGCGTTGCGCATTGAGGTTAACCAGGAGTTGGAAGCGCTGAAGGAGTTTTTGATACAGTCGGCAGAAGTATTAGCGGTAGGTGGTCGATTGGTGGTGATGTCCTATCATTCACTGGAAGACAGGTTGGTGAAAAACTTCATCGCCAAAGGCAAATTCAGCGGCGAGGTAGAGAAAGATTTCTATGGTAATAATAATAAACCATTGGATGCAGTAAGTCGTGGGGCTATAACGGCATCAGATGAGGAAATAAAAAATAATAACAGGGCACGGAGCGCTAAACTAAGGATAGCTGTAAAAAAATGA
- the mraZ gene encoding division/cell wall cluster transcriptional repressor MraZ: MSYLTGEFECKLDPKSRMMIPAGLKKKLPEAETEGLVINRGFKNYLVIYTKTEWDKRLDELSKLNEYEEDNIEFIRYFTRGATELSLDAAGRVLLPKFLLDYAGIKNDVVLACQLNKIEVWDAEAHKAAFSNEPQNFSALAQRVMGNKARRGDE; the protein is encoded by the coding sequence ATGTCCTATTTAACCGGTGAATTTGAATGTAAGCTGGATCCTAAATCAAGGATGATGATACCTGCTGGCCTTAAAAAAAAGCTTCCTGAAGCTGAAACTGAAGGTCTGGTGATCAATCGCGGATTCAAAAATTACCTGGTTATTTATACAAAAACAGAATGGGATAAAAGGCTTGACGAACTGAGCAAACTTAACGAATACGAGGAAGATAACATAGAGTTTATCAGATATTTCACCCGTGGTGCTACCGAGCTTTCGCTTGATGCTGCCGGCAGGGTGTTATTGCCGAAGTTTTTGCTGGATTATGCAGGTATAAAAAATGATGTAGTGCTGGCTTGCCAGTTAAATAAAATTGAGGTGTGGGATGCCGAGGCGCATAAGGCTGCGTTCTCCAATGAGCCGCAAAACTTTAGCGCATTGGCGCAACGGGTTATGGGTAATAAAGCAAGGAGGGGTGATGAGTGA
- a CDS encoding ATP-binding protein has translation MKYQFNPNDFDLDEIVKIKQELHLETTSFLTIMNVCEDALTYSGMVGIIGDTGNGKTNPLKFFSEKRSNVYYVRVLKSMTPKSLFNHVLEVLGIENRYSESNVYNIIKSIAYYFNSFQSNALLIIDEAGRLSNNSLMHFHDLRNETSEKLGVVFAAPGYFKLNVEKMVKGNIQGMPEFYSRIELWIEIDSPSIEEQVEFCIHRGVKSEDLIMSIIKENQSFRRLASKLKNFGKMAIRYLKNNPDNLKGTESPSEKDI, from the coding sequence ATGAAGTATCAATTTAATCCAAATGATTTTGATCTTGATGAGATTGTTAAAATCAAACAAGAGTTACATTTAGAAACAACAAGCTTTTTAACTATTATGAATGTTTGTGAAGACGCTTTAACTTATTCAGGTATGGTTGGGATAATTGGTGATACAGGTAATGGAAAAACCAATCCGCTAAAGTTTTTTAGTGAGAAACGTAGTAATGTTTATTATGTCCGTGTTTTGAAAAGTATGACACCGAAAAGTTTATTTAACCATGTTTTGGAAGTTTTAGGCATTGAGAATCGTTATAGTGAAAGTAATGTTTATAATATTATTAAAAGTATAGCGTACTATTTTAATTCTTTCCAATCAAATGCCTTGCTGATAATCGATGAAGCTGGTCGGTTGAGTAATAATAGTTTGATGCATTTTCATGACTTGAGAAATGAAACAAGTGAAAAGTTGGGTGTTGTTTTTGCAGCGCCAGGTTATTTTAAACTTAACGTTGAAAAAATGGTAAAAGGAAATATTCAAGGAATGCCGGAGTTTTATAGTCGAATTGAATTGTGGATTGAAATCGATAGTCCAAGCATAGAAGAACAAGTTGAGTTCTGCATCCACAGGGGGGTTAAGAGTGAAGACTTAATAATGTCAATTATAAAGGAAAATCAGAGCTTTCGGAGGTTGGCCAGTAAGCTGAAAAACTTTGGGAAAATGGCAATTCGTTATTTAAAAAATAATCCCGATAACCTGAAAGGCACTGAGTCACCCTCTGAAAAAGATATTTGA